In one window of Zhihengliuella sp. ISTPL4 DNA:
- a CDS encoding MarR family winged helix-turn-helix transcriptional regulator yields the protein MSETRHPRRLDDDELATWLPIIRFVQLLPQVLDRALKDEVGLNHARYAILVTLAGQGEGAVTMTELARIAGLSRSRLSHALDSLEERGWVERTSCSTDKRTLSATLTPAGREMLRAAAPVHVAQIRELILDPLAAEDRQRLQDILGTLLPGVTAAL from the coding sequence ATGAGCGAGACGCGGCACCCGCGGCGACTCGACGACGACGAGCTCGCGACCTGGCTGCCGATCATCCGGTTCGTGCAGCTGCTGCCCCAGGTCCTCGACCGGGCGTTGAAGGACGAGGTGGGGCTGAATCACGCCCGCTACGCGATCCTCGTCACCCTCGCCGGTCAGGGCGAGGGCGCCGTCACCATGACCGAGCTCGCGCGCATCGCGGGACTCAGCCGGTCACGGCTGAGCCATGCCCTGGACTCCCTCGAGGAGCGCGGCTGGGTCGAGCGGACATCGTGCAGCACGGACAAGCGGACCCTCTCGGCAACGCTGACTCCCGCCGGCCGGGAGATGCTCCGGGCGGCCGCGCCCGTCCACGTGGCCCAGATCCGCGAACTCATCCTCGACCCGCTCGCCGCGGAGGACCGGCAGCGGCTGCAGGACATCCTGGGCACCCTGCTCCCCGGCGTCACGGCCGCGCTCTGA
- the ribA gene encoding GTP cyclohydrolase II codes for MIETSTVAAERTRVRVPLRFADGFATTADVVTFDGLVDGREHLLLGLGDWQAALARAAAGGDAPLVRPHSECLTGDVFGSERCDCGPQLREAVERIAAEGGFLLYLRQEGRGIGLYAKLDAYALQDAGLDTYEANVALGRGEDERDYTVAAQMLRVMGVDSIRLLSNNPDKAAQLDGLGIRVTDRVRTEVHLSPANSRYLQAKRDHTAHTIDLTAA; via the coding sequence ATGATTGAAACTTCAACGGTCGCCGCGGAGCGCACCCGCGTGCGGGTGCCCCTGCGCTTCGCGGACGGCTTCGCCACGACGGCGGACGTCGTGACCTTCGACGGACTCGTGGACGGACGCGAGCACCTGCTGCTCGGCCTCGGCGACTGGCAGGCCGCCCTCGCACGCGCGGCCGCCGGCGGGGACGCCCCTCTCGTGCGACCGCACAGCGAGTGCCTCACGGGGGATGTGTTCGGCTCCGAACGCTGCGACTGCGGCCCGCAGCTTCGCGAGGCGGTGGAGCGGATCGCTGCCGAGGGCGGCTTCCTCCTCTACCTGCGGCAGGAGGGCCGCGGGATCGGGCTCTACGCCAAGCTCGACGCGTACGCCCTGCAGGACGCGGGCCTCGACACGTACGAGGCGAACGTGGCCCTCGGGCGCGGCGAGGACGAGCGGGACTACACCGTCGCCGCACAGATGCTGCGAGTGATGGGTGTGGACAGCATCCGCCTCCTCAGCAACAACCCCGACAAAGCCGCGCAGCTCGACGGGCTCGGCATCCGCGTCACGGACCGGGTGCGCACGGAAGTGCACCTCTCCCCGGCCAACTCGCGCTACCTCCAGGCCAAGCGCGACCACACGGCACACACCATCGACCTGACTGCGGCGTGA
- a CDS encoding sulfurtransferase, with the protein MSHFVSATELHDLLRDAAPIRVIDVRWRLDRPEAGPGDYRSGHIPGAVFASLDQELSTPGAPSEGRHPLPSTETLQAAARRWGVREGDTVVAYDDTKGLAAARAWWLLRQAGVRVRVLDGGLRAWTAAGYDLATDDVVPETGDVVLTDPGEDALSIDEAAAFPETGVLLDVRAPERYRGETEPLDPIAGHIPGARNLPTTRHLDENGRTRDRDAVLATLAEVGITAGTPVAAYCGSGVTAAHTALILHEVGIPARVFPGSWSQWSNTPGRPVATGDQPG; encoded by the coding sequence ATGAGTCACTTCGTCAGCGCGACCGAGCTCCACGACCTCCTCCGGGACGCCGCCCCGATCCGGGTCATCGACGTGCGCTGGCGTCTCGACCGTCCCGAGGCGGGCCCCGGCGACTATCGCTCGGGCCACATCCCCGGTGCGGTGTTCGCGTCGTTGGATCAGGAGCTCTCCACTCCCGGAGCACCGTCCGAGGGCCGCCACCCGCTCCCCTCGACGGAGACGCTGCAGGCGGCGGCCCGGCGATGGGGCGTGCGCGAGGGGGACACCGTCGTCGCCTACGACGACACCAAGGGACTCGCGGCTGCCAGGGCCTGGTGGCTGCTGCGCCAGGCCGGGGTCCGGGTGCGCGTCCTCGACGGAGGGCTGCGGGCGTGGACCGCGGCCGGGTACGACCTGGCGACCGACGACGTCGTGCCGGAGACCGGCGACGTGGTGCTCACGGACCCCGGGGAGGACGCGCTCTCGATCGACGAGGCGGCGGCGTTCCCGGAGACCGGGGTCCTGCTCGACGTGCGCGCCCCGGAGCGCTACCGCGGCGAGACCGAGCCGCTCGACCCGATCGCCGGGCACATCCCCGGCGCCCGGAACCTCCCCACCACGCGGCACCTCGACGAGAACGGGCGCACCCGCGACCGCGACGCGGTGCTCGCGACGCTCGCCGAGGTCGGCATCACGGCGGGGACGCCGGTGGCGGCGTACTGCGGGTCGGGTGTCACGGCGGCACACACGGCCTTGATCCTGCACGAGGTCGGCATCCCGGCGAGGGTCTTCCCCGGTTCCTGGAGTCAGTGGTCGAACACCCCGGGGCGTCCGGTCGCGACGGGCGATCAGCCGGGCTGA
- a CDS encoding acyl-CoA synthetase produces MSAPARAFTVRHVQLLRALFAAVAALMITFSSDHSAPIGLAVFSGFALVTALVHVLAAWLVFPAGSRWPAILLAVVSVIAGMASGVPTWRTDDMFFIVVIAWGVLSGGIELLAGIRARRAGGALATDAITVGALGVLLAVVLLLIPSGFVQEYTIEKAGTFELSGIILGVGMFGGYAAIVAVFLGIAGLTPKRADADDVAAAPEHDAAPVEHGGER; encoded by the coding sequence ATGTCTGCCCCTGCTCGCGCGTTCACCGTGCGCCACGTGCAATTGCTGCGTGCGCTGTTCGCGGCCGTCGCCGCCCTGATGATCACCTTCTCGTCGGATCACTCCGCGCCGATCGGCTTGGCCGTGTTCAGCGGCTTCGCGCTCGTCACCGCGCTCGTCCACGTGCTCGCGGCCTGGCTCGTGTTCCCTGCGGGGTCGCGCTGGCCGGCGATCCTCCTCGCCGTCGTGAGCGTCATCGCGGGGATGGCCAGCGGTGTGCCCACCTGGCGTACGGACGACATGTTCTTCATCGTCGTGATCGCCTGGGGCGTTCTCAGCGGAGGCATCGAGCTGCTGGCCGGCATCCGCGCCCGCCGCGCCGGCGGAGCACTCGCCACCGATGCGATCACCGTCGGGGCCCTCGGCGTGCTCCTCGCTGTCGTGCTGCTGCTGATCCCCTCCGGATTCGTCCAGGAGTACACGATCGAGAAGGCGGGCACGTTCGAGCTGTCCGGCATCATCCTCGGCGTGGGGATGTTCGGAGGGTACGCGGCCATCGTCGCCGTCTTCCTCGGCATCGCCGGCCTCACCCCGAAGCGCGCGGACGCCGATGACGTCGCTGCCGCCCCCGAGCACGATGCGGCTCCTGTGGAGCACGGAGGAGAGCGATGA
- a CDS encoding MFS transporter produces the protein MTASVDRASIGLRSERGPILGALMLATGLIAIDATILATAVPSIVRDLGSYQQFPWLFSVYLLAQAVSVPIYSRFADTVGRKPIILLGIALFLLGSILCGFAWSMPALIAFRVVQGLGAGAVAPMSMTIVGDIYTVAERAKVQGYVASVWAISSVVGPALGGVFAQLDAWRWIFWINIPLCLIAGWMLLRTYKEQKQTRRHSIDYGGAVLLTIGLTALILGMLEGGNAWAWLSLPSALCFGIGAVALVAFGFVERRVAEPIVDLRLVTRRLILTTTVVSLGIGALMLGVTSFAPAYLEGSLGIAPLLSGLAVAALTLGWPLAAANAGRLYLRIGFRRTTLIGMSITTVAAIALAAVASWPNPFVVAGIAFLLGFGLGWSAAPTLIAAQASVGWGERGAVTGMNAFARSAGSAVGVAVFGAISNAVIAQGAGPDDPDTIIRASVWVFVAVAVTAVLTLVAAAFMPKDRVEERSG, from the coding sequence GTGACTGCCTCCGTCGACCGCGCTTCCATCGGACTCCGATCGGAACGGGGGCCCATCCTCGGCGCGCTCATGCTCGCCACCGGCCTCATCGCGATCGACGCGACGATCCTCGCGACAGCGGTGCCCAGCATCGTCCGCGACCTCGGCAGCTACCAGCAGTTCCCCTGGCTCTTCTCGGTCTACCTGCTCGCGCAGGCGGTGAGCGTGCCGATCTACTCGCGGTTCGCGGACACGGTGGGCCGTAAGCCGATCATCCTCCTGGGCATCGCCCTCTTCCTGCTCGGGTCGATCCTGTGCGGCTTCGCCTGGAGCATGCCCGCGCTCATCGCCTTCCGCGTCGTCCAGGGGCTCGGCGCGGGTGCGGTCGCCCCGATGTCGATGACGATCGTCGGCGACATCTACACGGTCGCGGAGCGCGCGAAGGTGCAGGGATACGTGGCCAGCGTCTGGGCGATCTCGTCGGTCGTCGGCCCGGCCCTCGGCGGCGTCTTCGCGCAGCTCGACGCCTGGCGGTGGATCTTCTGGATCAACATCCCGCTCTGTCTCATCGCCGGCTGGATGCTGCTGCGCACCTACAAGGAGCAGAAGCAGACCCGGCGGCACAGCATCGACTACGGCGGAGCCGTGCTGCTCACGATCGGGCTCACAGCCCTCATCCTCGGCATGCTGGAGGGTGGCAACGCGTGGGCCTGGCTGTCCCTGCCGAGCGCCCTCTGCTTCGGCATCGGGGCGGTCGCGTTGGTGGCCTTCGGATTCGTCGAGCGCCGGGTCGCCGAGCCGATCGTCGATCTGCGCCTCGTGACGCGTCGGCTCATCCTCACCACGACCGTCGTGTCGTTGGGCATCGGGGCGCTCATGCTCGGCGTGACGAGCTTCGCCCCGGCCTACCTCGAGGGATCGCTCGGCATCGCGCCGCTGCTCTCCGGTCTCGCGGTGGCCGCGCTCACGCTCGGCTGGCCGCTCGCCGCCGCGAACGCGGGCCGGCTGTACCTGCGCATCGGCTTCCGCCGCACCACCCTGATCGGCATGAGCATCACGACCGTCGCCGCGATCGCACTCGCCGCCGTCGCCTCGTGGCCCAACCCGTTCGTCGTCGCCGGGATCGCGTTCCTCCTCGGCTTCGGGCTCGGGTGGAGCGCGGCCCCGACCCTCATCGCCGCACAGGCCTCGGTCGGCTGGGGCGAGCGGGGCGCAGTGACCGGGATGAACGCCTTCGCACGGTCCGCGGGAAGCGCCGTGGGCGTGGCGGTGTTCGGCGCGATCTCGAACGCGGTCATCGCGCAGGGTGCGGGGCCCGACGACCCCGACACGATCATCCGTGCCTCGGTGTGGGTGTTCGTCGCGGTCGCCGTGACCGCGGTCCTCACCCTGGTCGCCGCCGCGTTCATGCCGAAGGACAGGGTGGAGGAGCGCTCCGGCTGA
- a CDS encoding alpha-N-acetylglucosaminidase, translating to MSGTAAMRRLIARIGGDAPSVRIEDDPGGEPGTASFHAQDGVLTLRGTDTPSLASAFARALHTRGERITWDTPRLQGVLGPWPDADTTILRTPFGIRYYLNVVTHGYSTPYWDWARWERELDGMALHGVTHPLILTGYEAVLAETFRRAGVDDDDVRDWIGGAAHLPWLSMGGLHGFGGPLPARWDERRIDLARRILARARELGMTPVLPLPGGHVPPTIAGPDAAQIEWQGWRTPMLDPASAAFTRFLRLFLDVQREMLGDPGSEPVFAVDPYIESLPPSADPDDLAAAGAGVHTAISDVHPAATWLLQGWPFHYHRAFWTPERVAAYLSRVPHERLLLIDLWGEHAPMWRDGMHGRRWLWTAVHNFGGRFALFGDLRGLARDIGELRREQPDRLEGIGVAPEAIENNTVFYELAADLVWNDVDVDAWLAAFATQRYGVDVAAAREAWRLLGSTLYGRGRTRSIPSPVFARPWSAALPFAAQRLAGEALPAAPARMSANIDAENDPSVLADLPLIARAARLLLALDVPPAHRSVRAQDAVELTSHVIAQGTRRWIRGVLRAFAAGDAPTLRREGAALHADLLALDRLAATRPESRVSTWIAQARAWGDTPSERDRMERDARSLVSVWGYQDSGLHDYSGRHWSGLIRDLYAPRWAAWVAWLADAVDHGVEPDEARLHRTIVEIEESWRNGHGSGDDGAEDPLAVVTELLPLLVPFSRSAPPPCPSA from the coding sequence ATGAGCGGTACGGCGGCGATGCGGCGGCTGATCGCGCGTATCGGCGGCGACGCGCCGTCGGTGCGGATCGAGGACGACCCGGGAGGGGAGCCGGGCACGGCGTCCTTCCATGCGCAGGACGGCGTGCTGACCCTCCGCGGCACGGATACCCCCTCCCTGGCGAGCGCCTTCGCGCGGGCGCTGCACACGCGCGGAGAGCGGATCACGTGGGACACGCCGCGCCTGCAGGGCGTGCTCGGACCGTGGCCGGACGCCGACACGACCATACTGCGCACGCCCTTCGGCATCCGCTACTACCTGAACGTCGTGACCCACGGGTACTCGACGCCGTACTGGGACTGGGCACGCTGGGAGCGGGAACTCGACGGTATGGCTCTCCACGGCGTGACCCATCCGCTCATCCTCACCGGGTATGAGGCGGTGCTCGCCGAGACCTTTCGGCGCGCGGGCGTCGACGACGACGACGTGCGGGACTGGATCGGCGGCGCCGCGCACCTGCCGTGGCTGTCGATGGGCGGCCTGCACGGCTTCGGCGGTCCCCTGCCCGCACGCTGGGACGAGCGGCGGATCGACCTCGCGCGCCGGATCCTCGCACGAGCGCGGGAACTCGGGATGACGCCCGTGCTCCCGCTTCCGGGCGGACACGTCCCGCCGACGATCGCAGGACCGGACGCCGCGCAGATCGAGTGGCAGGGGTGGCGGACGCCGATGCTCGATCCCGCCTCCGCCGCGTTCACGCGCTTTCTCCGACTGTTCCTCGACGTCCAGCGCGAGATGCTCGGCGACCCGGGATCGGAGCCGGTCTTCGCGGTCGATCCGTACATCGAATCGCTTCCCCCGTCCGCCGATCCGGACGATCTGGCGGCGGCCGGGGCGGGTGTGCACACGGCGATCTCCGACGTCCACCCCGCGGCGACCTGGCTGCTGCAGGGCTGGCCGTTCCACTATCACCGGGCATTCTGGACGCCGGAACGGGTGGCCGCCTACCTCTCGCGCGTCCCACACGAACGCCTGCTGCTGATCGACCTGTGGGGTGAGCACGCGCCGATGTGGCGGGACGGCATGCACGGACGGCGCTGGCTGTGGACGGCGGTGCACAACTTCGGCGGCCGGTTCGCCCTCTTCGGCGATCTCCGCGGTCTGGCCAGGGACATCGGCGAGCTCCGCCGGGAGCAGCCGGACCGTCTCGAGGGCATCGGCGTGGCACCGGAGGCGATCGAGAACAACACCGTCTTCTACGAGCTCGCGGCCGACCTCGTGTGGAACGACGTCGATGTCGACGCCTGGCTTGCCGCGTTCGCCACGCAGCGGTACGGCGTGGACGTCGCCGCTGCGCGGGAAGCCTGGCGGCTGCTCGGCTCCACTCTCTACGGACGAGGGCGCACCCGTTCCATCCCGTCGCCGGTATTCGCGCGGCCGTGGAGCGCGGCGCTGCCCTTCGCCGCGCAGCGCCTGGCAGGCGAGGCACTGCCCGCCGCCCCCGCGCGTATGTCGGCGAACATCGACGCAGAAAACGACCCGTCGGTCCTCGCCGACCTTCCGTTGATCGCCCGTGCCGCCCGGTTGCTCCTTGCACTCGACGTCCCACCGGCGCACCGCTCCGTGCGCGCGCAGGATGCCGTCGAACTCACCAGTCATGTGATCGCACAGGGAACGCGACGGTGGATTCGTGGCGTGCTGCGAGCCTTCGCGGCCGGCGACGCGCCGACATTACGGCGCGAGGGAGCGGCGCTGCACGCCGACCTCCTCGCCCTCGACCGGTTGGCCGCCACCCGGCCCGAGTCCCGGGTGTCCACCTGGATCGCGCAGGCCCGCGCCTGGGGCGACACCCCGTCGGAGCGCGACCGGATGGAACGGGACGCCCGCAGCCTCGTCTCGGTGTGGGGGTACCAGGACAGCGGGCTGCACGACTACTCCGGTCGACATTGGTCCGGACTCATCCGCGACCTCTACGCCCCCCGCTGGGCGGCCTGGGTGGCGTGGCTGGCGGACGCGGTCGACCACGGCGTCGAGCCAGACGAGGCGCGGCTGCACCGGACCATCGTGGAGATCGAGGAGAGCTGGCGGAACGGGCATGGTTCCGGCGACGACGGCGCAGAGGACCCGCTGGCCGTCGTGACGGAACTGCTCCCCCTGCTCGTCCCCTTCAGCCGGAGCGCTCCTCCACCCTGTCCTTCGGCATGA
- a CDS encoding Gfo/Idh/MocA family protein — protein sequence MSAPARPQRIVIIGAGGRGRDAYGRWAIAHPDRATVVAVADPSPERREALADEAGGARTYDDWRAVVADLAVLDADAVVIAVPDRLHVDVAIAVADAGLPFLLEKPAAPDLEELRRLAQHARRTSSSLAIGHVLRFTPFWRSVKALLDSGAIGRMMTLEIRENVGYWHFAHSYVRGNWRSSLTSGPMALTKTSHDLDLIRWLVGAPPESVYSIGELSWFRAENAPAGAPDHCVEGCPVAQSCPFFAPRYYVDALAGVTGHPVHLLGPDTSPEGRMRALRDGDYGRCVYRSDNDVADHQQTTMRFPGGVTGTLTASAFTAENTRHLTITGSAGQLSGHMEDGEIVVDLFSPTARIPEGLPLDSHVVRPKSPLTHERHTLRVTLPNPDLGDHAGHGGGDAGLMAAFVEAVRLRTVGTGELSFETALDSHLMAFCAEESRRAGAPIDFPAWSADFGALSGGRQRA from the coding sequence ATGAGCGCACCAGCCCGACCGCAGCGGATCGTCATCATCGGCGCCGGCGGCCGCGGCCGCGACGCCTACGGCCGCTGGGCGATCGCCCACCCCGACCGCGCGACGGTGGTCGCCGTCGCAGACCCGTCGCCCGAGCGCCGGGAGGCGCTGGCGGACGAAGCCGGCGGAGCGCGCACCTATGACGACTGGCGCGCCGTCGTCGCCGACCTCGCCGTGCTCGACGCCGACGCCGTCGTGATCGCCGTGCCCGACCGGCTGCACGTGGATGTGGCGATCGCCGTGGCAGACGCGGGCCTGCCGTTCCTGCTGGAGAAGCCCGCCGCCCCGGATCTGGAGGAGCTGCGCCGGCTCGCGCAGCACGCACGGCGGACGTCGTCGTCCCTTGCGATCGGTCACGTGCTGCGCTTCACCCCGTTCTGGCGATCGGTCAAGGCGCTCCTCGACTCCGGCGCGATCGGCCGAATGATGACCCTGGAGATCCGCGAGAACGTCGGCTACTGGCACTTCGCGCACTCATACGTGCGCGGCAACTGGCGCAGCAGTCTCACCTCGGGTCCGATGGCGTTGACGAAGACCTCGCACGACCTCGACCTCATCCGCTGGTTGGTGGGTGCACCGCCGGAGAGCGTCTACAGCATCGGCGAGCTCAGCTGGTTCCGCGCGGAGAACGCTCCCGCCGGCGCACCGGATCATTGCGTGGAGGGATGCCCTGTCGCACAGAGCTGCCCGTTCTTCGCCCCTCGCTACTACGTCGACGCCCTCGCCGGTGTCACGGGGCACCCGGTGCATTTGCTCGGCCCTGACACCTCTCCCGAAGGACGGATGCGCGCGCTCCGCGACGGCGACTACGGACGATGCGTGTATCGCAGCGACAACGACGTGGCCGACCACCAGCAGACGACGATGCGCTTCCCGGGCGGGGTCACGGGGACGCTGACCGCGTCGGCCTTCACCGCCGAGAACACTCGTCACCTCACCATCACCGGGTCTGCCGGCCAGCTCTCCGGGCACATGGAGGACGGCGAGATCGTGGTGGATCTCTTCTCCCCGACGGCGCGGATCCCGGAGGGGCTACCGCTGGACTCCCACGTGGTGCGGCCGAAGTCGCCGCTCACGCACGAGCGCCACACGTTGCGGGTGACGCTCCCGAACCCCGATCTCGGCGATCATGCCGGGCACGGGGGCGGGGACGCCGGGCTGATGGCGGCCTTCGTGGAGGCGGTGCGCCTCCGTACGGTCGGTACCGGCGAGCTGTCGTTTGAGACAGCCCTGGACAGTCACCTGATGGCATTCTGCGCCGAGGAGTCACGGCGCGCGGGCGCGCCCATCGATTTCCCCGCGTGGAGTGCCGACTTCGGGGCGCTATCCGGTGGTCGGCAGCGCGCATGA
- a CDS encoding carbohydrate ABC transporter permease, producing MTRRRSPLRPSRAATVARVVLIAVALVVAIGPVLYGFVLSVRPYSSIVQAPLDLIPALDELDFSGYTTAMLDPDQGGFGLGRFVLNSLLVGLGTVVLSVLVSILGAYAAARLRYRGRRGMNAIILAVYLFPGIVLSVPLFVLLARAGLTGSLLGLFLVYVATTVPVSIYMLRNYFQALPESVEEAAIVDGASLPQMLRSVVLPIALPGVVATSIYVFMIAWNEYFYALLFLVRDRTLWTAPLGISQLADFNVPVTVLLSGSIAVTVPIVILFFLAQRYLVEGLTAGAEK from the coding sequence ATGACCCGCCGTCGCTCCCCGCTGCGCCCGAGCCGTGCCGCGACCGTGGCCAGGGTCGTGCTCATCGCCGTCGCGCTCGTCGTCGCGATCGGACCGGTGCTGTACGGGTTCGTCCTGTCCGTCCGGCCGTACTCGTCGATCGTCCAGGCGCCGCTCGATCTGATCCCTGCGCTGGACGAGCTCGATTTCTCCGGATACACCACGGCCATGCTCGACCCCGATCAGGGCGGCTTCGGCCTCGGACGTTTCGTGCTCAACTCGCTGCTCGTCGGGCTGGGCACCGTGGTCCTGTCGGTCCTCGTCTCGATCCTCGGCGCCTACGCGGCCGCCCGGTTGCGCTATCGCGGCCGTCGAGGGATGAACGCGATCATCCTCGCGGTGTACCTCTTCCCGGGCATCGTGCTGTCGGTTCCGCTGTTCGTGCTGCTCGCCCGCGCCGGCCTGACCGGATCGCTGCTCGGCCTCTTCCTCGTCTACGTAGCGACTACGGTGCCCGTGTCGATCTACATGCTGCGCAACTACTTCCAGGCGCTGCCGGAGAGTGTGGAGGAGGCGGCGATCGTGGATGGCGCCTCCCTGCCACAGATGCTACGGAGCGTGGTGCTGCCGATCGCCCTCCCTGGTGTGGTCGCCACCTCGATCTACGTCTTCATGATCGCGTGGAACGAGTACTTCTACGCGCTGCTCTTCCTCGTGCGCGACCGCACACTGTGGACAGCTCCGCTCGGCATCTCGCAGCTCGCCGACTTCAACGTGCCCGTCACGGTCCTCCTCTCCGGCTCGATCGCAGTCACCGTCCCCATCGTCATCCTCTTCTTCCTCGCGCAGCGCTATCTCGTCGAGGGACTCACGGCAGGAGCCGAGAAATGA
- a CDS encoding carbohydrate ABC transporter permease, with protein MSTTPLDHRRERERHSRSRRDGRNGLLLTAPTFLVILLASIIPLLLVIVFAFSEVRLVDIPRLGSEPIEWTLDNFRRALANPSFWQALGTTLLYSTLTMVGSVGVGLVLALALRRPFRGRGLVRALLLVPYVLPLIAAVTIWQTMLNPQYGFVNAFGREVLGWDQAIGFLNTSSAQVFGVAVPLSLLVVVAFEIWTSAPLAFLFLTARLQGVSPSIEEAAALDGAKPRQILWSIVMPQLKGVILLLCLLRFIWTFQSFSEVYLLTEGAGGTQLMALKVYTELVTRADIGSASAYGLLMSVVLVALLTVYVIATRRKVDTE; from the coding sequence GTGAGCACGACACCTCTGGATCATCGCCGGGAGCGGGAGCGTCATTCCCGCTCCCGGCGGGACGGCCGCAACGGCCTCCTGCTCACCGCCCCGACCTTCCTCGTCATCCTGCTGGCATCGATCATCCCGCTGCTGCTGGTGATCGTCTTCGCGTTCAGCGAGGTCCGCCTCGTCGACATCCCCCGCCTCGGCTCCGAGCCGATCGAGTGGACGCTCGACAACTTCCGCCGCGCGCTCGCGAATCCCTCCTTCTGGCAAGCGCTCGGCACGACGCTGCTCTATTCCACACTCACCATGGTGGGGTCGGTGGGGGTCGGCCTGGTGCTCGCCCTCGCTCTGCGCCGACCGTTCCGCGGTCGCGGCCTCGTCCGGGCGCTGCTCCTCGTGCCCTACGTGCTTCCCCTCATCGCCGCCGTCACGATCTGGCAGACGATGCTCAACCCGCAGTACGGCTTCGTCAACGCGTTCGGCCGGGAAGTGCTGGGCTGGGATCAGGCGATCGGCTTCCTCAACACGTCGTCCGCGCAGGTCTTCGGCGTCGCGGTGCCGCTTTCGCTGCTCGTCGTGGTGGCGTTCGAGATCTGGACGTCCGCGCCCCTCGCGTTCCTCTTCCTCACCGCGCGGCTGCAGGGCGTCTCGCCCAGCATCGAGGAAGCCGCCGCCCTGGACGGGGCCAAGCCTCGACAGATTTTGTGGAGCATCGTGATGCCGCAACTCAAGGGCGTCATTCTGCTGCTCTGCCTCCTGCGCTTCATCTGGACGTTCCAGAGCTTCAGCGAGGTGTACCTGCTCACTGAAGGAGCAGGGGGCACGCAGCTCATGGCCCTCAAGGTATATACCGAGCTGGTCACGCGCGCCGACATCGGCAGCGCCTCCGCGTACGGCCTCCTCATGTCGGTGGTCCTCGTCGCCTTGCTCACCGTGTACGTCATCGCCACCCGCAGGAAGGTCGACACCGAATGA